ACTCGAAGCCCTCGAGTATTAGGCCGACATCGTAGTAGTGGAACAGGGTGTATCGACCCAAGAATTCCCAGTCGTCGGAGATCTTGGATACAACGTCCATCACGTATTGGCCAATCACGATGACGGCCAGGGCGATCTGGGCACGCTGGGATGAGAGCCAAAGTACCGAAAAGAGCACCCCCACGCTGGCGAAGGCGCCGCCCAGCATTCCCATGATGATCCCGGTGTAGAGAAATCTCGCAATCGGCAGCTCGACTCCCTGTAACAGCCCGGCGACGATCGAAAAAAGGACGCAACTGAGACCGATCAGCAGAAGCGGCACCAGCAACCCCAAGTACTTGGAAAGGGCAAATACCCAGCGCGGCACCGGCGAAGAGAGCACTACGTCGATGGTGCCCCGTTCAACCTCGCCGGCGATCTGGGATCCCGAGGCAACCAGCGCGTATACGACCAGCGCCACGCCGAACCACGGGAAGAATTCAAACGACATGAACCCGGCGTAAGAGATTTCCGACGAACCGAGCACCGACGAGGACATCCCGAATGCGGCCAGCATCTCGGGCGGGAATTCGTTCAGGTAGCTGGTCAGATCGATCGCCGCCAGGATCACCTCGTAAAGCATGCCGATTGCGAACGCGATCAGTCCGCCGGCAATGGCGAACCAGAACGTGCCGGTGCGACGGGTGCGCATCGACGACAACATGATTCCGCGGGCCGCGGCGAGCCCGGGGGTCCGCAGTTCCGGGGCGCCGGATTGGGCCGTGATATCTGGGCTACTCAATTTCAGCCTCCTTCGAATTTCCGCGGCGGTCGGACTCATAGAGGTGCAGGAAAGTCTCCTCAAGCGAGGGCGGCACCGAATCCAGGTCGATCACGGTGCGCTCGGCCAATGCCTTCACCAGCCCGTCCATGCCCGAGGTGACCGCG
The Chloroflexota bacterium genome window above contains:
- a CDS encoding ABC transporter permease subunit, which gives rise to MSPTAAEIRRRLKLSSPDITAQSGAPELRTPGLAAARGIMLSSMRTRRTGTFWFAIAGGLIAFAIGMLYEVILAAIDLTSYLNEFPPEMLAAFGMSSSVLGSSEISYAGFMSFEFFPWFGVALVVYALVASGSQIAGEVERGTIDVVLSSPVPRWVFALSKYLGLLVPLLLIGLSCVLFSIVAGLLQGVELPIARFLYTGIIMGMLGGAFASVGVLFSVLWLSSQRAQIALAVIVIGQYVMDVVSKISDDWEFLGRYTLFHYYDVGLILEGFEWTWAPLIIYSAVAAIGLVATVVFFERRDLAA